The nucleotide window GGCCTTGTCCCGGCCTGTGGCTTTCCAGAAACCAGCCATGGTGGCTCGGTTAGTCCTCGTCCCAGTCGGATACTTCTTATCTTTGTGGCTAAAAAAGTACCACTCCTTTTGCTCCTCGTACCCTATCCTGCATCTCTCTACACGTGTATCCAGTATCATAGatcatataactatttcaaattaCTACTTCTAGCATTAACTTATATGTGGATCGACATTGACCGCGCATGAATGATGGGTTGCTTTGATGTGTAATTGTGTATGTTTATTCATAAGTtatgaaaaccctaatttttcctTGGACATGTCTAGAGATGTACACTAAtcttatatatagatagatatatcaGATTCATaaattgcatatatatataaacacggGACCGGacgttttaaaatatattctatATAAACGATTCatcatcaaatatatatttatatatacgagtatatgtatatgtatatattgcGATTCAGAAGCATATAAGAGAGATATATATACCTTGTAAATCCCATGGTTCGATCTTGTAGAGATCAATTTCTCGGATAACATCGAGATCAATACTTTGGGATGCGACTTTCTTCTTGAGGTAATATCCAACAAGCTCTTCATCTGTCGGATGAAACCTAAAACCAGGCGGTATCGACGACTCTTGATCCACCAGCCCCATCATCTTTGATAAAATCTTCAAGTGTTTATATTTTGCTGGTTTCTTCTTGATCGAGCTAGCTAGAGAAGATCGACCATAGAAGAAACCCCAACCGACTCTATCAATAAAAACAGAGAGCGAGAAGATGCTAATTAGGTATAGAAAAGAGAGATATATGGACCGTCCACTTGAACGTCGACGTGTGTGGTTTGGACTTCAGAGTGTAATCATATGCTCATTTCGCGTTGGCCTCACTCACCATCACTGCTTCTATGCGTGCGCGTATACATATGCACAtgtatttatatacaaaattgtATCTACGTTGTGGATATACATATATAGGTACTGAAATATGTGAatctaataattaatatatgaaaCCAAGGTAATGATTATGTTAGAACTTAGAATGGGGATATTGGAAAGggaattatttttatttttaaaaggtgGGTGGCTCCGTTTTGAGGGAAACGGGAGAGAGAAGCTGAAAATATCATCATTTTGCTTGGTGTTACTTCATGCTCCAAAtgatgtcttcttcttcaatcctgtattctctatttttaaattatattttcaattcttcctctttatatatattattttccaaATATTGAAAAGAATAACTACTGGAATTACTGAAGATCGATGTCATATTGTTACATTTTCAGTTACAACATGACGTTTGTGTAGCTGATGTAACACCTTTCTTGTCTCTTTGTCGTTAATTCTCGTGTCAGCACTCTGATTTCTGTGTTCGTCAAAGGAATTACATGTTTCTCACTTACATTCCATCTCACGCCTGACGCCTACATATTATATACAAAGTTACAAACACATCTATATGTAGTGTATTTTACCTAGAAAGCTACTCAGTGACTCAGTGAACCGATGATCTGATCGAGTAAATAGCTTAATGAATATATATgcgtgagtttttttttgtatgttggCCACCCAAAGGTGATTGTAGAActaaaaattagggttttgcgATGAATCCAAGGCTCATATCATCATATGGATCTCGTATTAAGCACAAGAAATCCTTGTGTTTGAAAGTCGTTGGATCGTTGTATAAGCCAATAATAAAGAGGATAAAGTAAAACAATAACATTAAATTAATGAGGgatgtataattttatatactaGCTACAAGCGACGTAGTAAATGGTCTAAAGACTCGCTTTTATAGAATTTGACAATGGACATTGTGGAGCCCTTCCGTTTGCGCATGGCTTTCATGGTTTATGTAATTAATTCTTATAGGAGTCAACTTCTACTAGGGGTAGTTTGGTCATTGTCAGCGCAGCTGGTGGAAGAAAAATGCGAAGAAAGAATGctggggaagaagaagagaaggtgaAGTGGAACACACGTGGCTAAGTCGTATTGGGTAAACTGCTATGCTCTTTACGTAGAAGGAAAACAAAGCGATGGGTTTGACTGTTTGAGTTGAGAGAGACTTGTGAGAGTAGCAAATAAACATACAAATACAATAAATCTACAATGGCCCCACATTACGCTCTTCGTCGTGATAAACATTCATACCTTACTCTTTATCAGTTGTATCTGAAGTTGTGAACCAGCGCTTTGACAAATAAACGTGATTTATTAATCATGCTCTGGTGTAAAAGGAAGTAATTAATATCCATTTCCCTATTCATCAGTTTTTTTCAATATAACCATGATCAAGGATTACATGATTGAAAATCATTCACTTATACACTCATACTAATTAACCCTGATCGATGAAACCTCTAGTGTTAGTGTTTTGACTTAAGCGCCGCTGATATATCTGAGAATGATGATACCTGAAGAAAATATACGCCTACATATTTATTAGGAACTGGTCCGGGTTAACACTCTATATATGATTACGGTAACTACGTTTTTAGCCAAATTTCTGTTGGGTTTTAATTACTTTAGTCACATGTTTTCCCCCTTTAGAGTATAGTCGATGTTGTTTTAACCCATCAAATGGTGATGTTGATGCAAACATAATCTTTGGGTTTCTCCTTCCACTGTTTAGTTGTTTGTTATGTAAAAATTCTTTTCCCAAAAGGTCTCGAGTTTGATTCATTTTTTGCAACAAAACTAATGTTAGAAGGAAGTAACCTAAAGGTTTGAAACTGGTGTTGAGATAGAAATTCTTATTATGATTTCACTCTCTTAAAGTTTTTGTTCCAACATGAGTGTCTGTAGCAGCGCGTAACCGTTTTGGGTTGTGACAGCCTGTGCTTGACCAGCTGGCTTGTCCTCTCCCCTTTGCTTTACTTTTCCGTTCATCGCTTTAGTCTTATCCTCACTTGTGTTTTGTCTTGTGCAGGAAGAAGACCGTTAACTGAGGAGCAAAGCTCTGCGTTTTGTTTAAATCCGTATTGGGCTTTGCAGAAGTTGGGCTTGACCCATTTGTGATAATACTGGGTAGAAGAGAATTAGGGAAAATGATAGGCGAAGTGGCTGCAACCACATGGCTAGCAATGGAGTCCATCTCAATAGCTTTGATAGTAACTACATGGGATTTACTGACATCTTGGAAACAATGTTTAATCTCGTGTTCAACCTAACCATATCTACTGCATTTAGAACGTAACCAAGCGTATTCCACATCAATCATGGAAAGAAAACCATTTTCATCACGAGCGGCAATTCTCGAAGGAAAAGCTTTGCTCATTGTTACTCATTGTTAATGCTTCAAACAAAATTTAGCACAAGAAGAAACTTAATGTTGATTACTTGCAACTTTGGCTCTGAGGATCATCAAGGGAAAACATAAATTGCATCAGTCTGATAATAGTCCCAACGCCATAAAACCACTGTGATTATCATAGTCAGATGTAGGAGATACAAAATAGACACGGAGATTGACTAGAAGATTGAGATCGTGAAAACACGCCATTACCTTCAAATTCACTAATGGGAGAGAGACAACTTAAATCAACAGGATCAATATAAAAGAAGATTGTGATTTCATTAgcgaacatttctttatagTGTGCTTTACTTACTACtaccaaagttacaaaaaggaGAGGGACAAAACACTGCGTTTCCAAAGACTAGATTTCTTGGGACGAGGTGGTCTGAAAGCAAAGTTGATGCCAAACATGTCGGAGGAAGTCAAGTTCATGTCGACGAATCCATGGAGCTTACCAACGAGGGAGGCACTCTCTCGGACATGACCCATGTCTTTGTAATCAGACCAGAGTCTGTGCGCCAGCTGGACCCGCCGGTGCCTTGTGTTCAGCGCAACTCCCCATCTCAAGAACaagttctctctctcttccttggATAGTTTCCTCTGCATCAACTTGCTCAGCTTAAACCTCTCTCTAGTCAACGCCTTCGTGCTGCTTGTTTGTTTCCCACacaatacataattaaatatattagtactaaaccaaaaaaaaagaagagatatatataaaaaataaaatgtggaATGGAATTTAAACCTGGACACTAGGCTCAGATCGTCGCTGGCTTTGCTATTATGGGCGATGTACTTGAGTCTACGGAGTTCGACCTCCAAGTACAAGCAGTCTTTCTGATCCCCTCTGAACAATAGGAAGAAGTAGCTTCTGTGGGCCATGGAGACGTTACACGTGTGCCATAACTCTATGATCTCCCGCTGTAGCCTCTTGAACTCTTCCGGCCAATTCAAAGGCGTGTCTAGGTAGTCTTGTATTGGGTCCAATGCAGCGTCTTTGAAACTCTTTGTCGAACTCAACCCCAAGAACAACTTCTGTTCTATTTCCTCCATCTGTTAACACGTCGACACGCAAAACGAAAAAatcattattgttttttttttttctggttggAACCAAATataagcaaagaaaaaaaaaaaaactaaccgaGCGATGAATGATTCGCTTGTCTTTCTGAGCAGCAGTCTCCTCAGTTTTCTCCTGGCTTGTAGAAGGGCTGCCACTCGTCTGAAGCTCAAACGCAGAAACATCAGAGGGGCGGGACAGAGATTCATTTGGTGATGACGACATTTCGTTGTGTGAAGAAGCAGTAGCATGCGCAGTTTGAGTGTCGCTAAAGCTTCTCTCGATCCAAGTTGTTGGCATGCTCCTCCCGCTGAACTCATCCTGCAGCAACCTCTCATTCTTGATGTCGCGCATCTCAGCTGCTTTGGCGAATCCTTTGTCGTACCAACTTGGCGGTGTGTCAGCATCAGCATCTTTCTCAAACCAAGATGGGGAAGCGCTCGACAACACGCATGCTCTACAGCTCCGGCTTCTAGTCAGTTTCATGCCTCTGACCGGTTGTGATTCTCTCTCCGTAAGCCAAGAGAATGGCTTTTCAGGAGAGGGAGTGATGAATACTGGAGGCGTCGGGTTGCTACTACTAAGGCTTGTAACAAACTCATCAGGAGATGATTTGAAATCACAGCATGGAGGAGGGGTTTTGATGAGTTCGCTTTCTTGTTTTGGTTGAGTAGAGGAATTACTCACTTCCTttactctttcttcttcttctacttcctTTTCATCTTCAATTGGTGGTTGTATGTTCTTTGGCTCCGTTACACATACtggttcttcttcctcttcttcctcttcttcagctTTAGTGGATAGTTGTAGGCTCTTTGGCTCCGTCACACATACTGGTTCTTCTGCATTAACAACGTCAAATCTATCTGGACTGCTCTGCGGAATATTTTCCTGTGGATGTCTAGTGACATCTGACATAATATCTGTTTCTATGCATCGAACTTCCCTGCAGTCATCCTCAGAATTTCCATCAGTCTCTCTACCCATTTCATCAACCTCTTCCTCCTCAGCTGGAGAAGGAAAAATAACTAATGTTGACGAGACATTCCTCGGAACATGAGGTTGAGCTTCAGTTTCTTCTGTGTGAACTTGGGATTGGTCTTTAGTTTCTTCCCCGTGTGGAGTTACAAAGGCATGCTGATGAAATGGACTACTTGACCCAGAATCTATCCTGAAATCTGAAAGCTGGAAGACGTTGTCGTCGTAACTGTATTCAGATGATCGTGGAGACAAGCTGGAACGGTGAGCTGATATAGGGCTTAATGGTGTTGTATTCTCAGAGTCCCATGTACTGCGCACCCTCAGCTTCGGGTATTGATGTTCCACCAGCACCACCTGTGCAGCAGACaggaaacaaaattttaataagtTGGAAAGTAAAGTGGATTTAAGTAAAGATTAAACATACATTTACCTCTGTAGATAGTGTCTCTTTTGGTCCTTGTTTTCCTTCTCCAACCATTCGTCGAAGATCCTCAATCTCGCAACGAGCTTGCTTTAGCTCTTGTGCTAGTTGGAATACCTCTTTCTTGAGCTGCAATAAATGGAACAGTTCACAACTCAAATCTTCAGAAAAACTACAGAGTGATTGGAATGTGAACATGAGCTATTAATATTATCGTAATAGGGTGATTGGTGGAGCTTTGTCTCGTTACCTTTTCAACCTCGAGGTCCTTCTCCGTCAGTAATGCAGTTGTTGTGTCAGAGGCAACCGAAGGCTGACCAGGGCTTCTCAACTCACTTTCCAGTTTAGCCAACTCCCTCTGCAAGTGTTTCACTAAAGCCTTATCAGACATGACGACATTGACTTGTGCATTCGTTGTCACCTCCTTTGCACAGCTCGCGAATAGAAGCGTGTTTCTTGATTGCTCAACATGGATTCTTGCAGGACTCATGGTACATATTATGGCGGTTCTGGCATTTCCTCCCAAGGAAGACTGAAGTATGCGCGTCAGTTTTGAATCTCTGAATGGAATGTGACCAGTTTTTCCTTTACTGCATGAATATTAGCCATATAATAATTAGTgattgcaaaaagaaaaaaaataaagagaatcgTTATGGAAGAAGCTAAGTGTGCTCAGAAGCCAACCTTAGCTTACGGATGACAGTTCCCAGCGTTAACAAACTTCGGTTTATATGACAACCTTCTTTCAACCTTGTGCCGGCTGATAATGACTGAGATGCACGTTCACTTCCAGCAAGATCAATAAAGTTCTGCAGGACCAAGTAATTACTCTATAGATCCTTTTCAACAACATTTTTTTAGCAGACAATGTGATGGAGAGTTTACCACTGTTGCTGTTAGTGTACT belongs to Brassica rapa cultivar Chiifu-401-42 chromosome A07, CAAS_Brap_v3.01, whole genome shotgun sequence and includes:
- the LOC117126654 gene encoding kinesin-like protein KIN-7H isoform X2, with product MSGITHCTLVDIYDYIDKHKEREFILKFSAMEIYNESVRDLLSTDSSPLRLLDDPEKGTVVEKLTEETLRDWNHFKELLSVCEAQRQIGETALNEVSSRSHQILRLTVESTAREFFTNDKFSTLTATVNFIDLAGSERASQSLSAGTRLKEGCHINRSLLTLGTVIRKLSKGKTGHIPFRDSKLTRILQSSLGGNARTAIICTMSPARIHVEQSRNTLLFASCAKEVTTNAQVNVVMSDKALVKHLQRELAKLESELRSPGQPSVASDTTTALLTEKDLEVEKLKKEVFQLAQELKQARCEIEDLRRMVGEGKQGPKETLSTEVVLVEHQYPKLRVRSTWDSENTTPLSPISAHRSSLSPRSSEYSYDDNVFQLSDFRIDSGSSSPFHQHAFVTPHGEETKDQSQVHTEETEAQPHVPRNVSSTLVIFPSPAEEEEVDEMGRETDGNSEDDCREVRCIETDIMSDVTRHPQENIPQSSPDRFDVVNAEEPVCVTEPKSLQLSTKAEEEEEEEEEPVCVTEPKNIQPPIEDEKEVEEEERVKEVSNSSTQPKQESELIKTPPPCCDFKSSPDEFVTSLSSSNPTPPVFITPSPEKPFSWLTERESQPVRGMKLTRSRSCRACVLSSASPSWFEKDADADTPPSWYDKGFAKAAEMRDIKNERLLQDEFSGRSMPTTWIERSFSDTQTAHATASSHNEMSSSPNESLSRPSDVSAFELQTSGSPSTSQEKTEETAAQKDKRIIHRSMEEIEQKLFLGLSSTKSFKDAALDPIQDYLDTPLNWPEEFKRLQREIIELWHTCNVSMAHRSYFFLLFRGDQKDCLYLEVELRRLKYIAHNSKASDDLSLVSSTKALTRERFKLSKLMQRKLSKEERENLFLRWGVALNTRHRRVQLAHRLWSDYKDMGHVRESASLVGKLHGFVDMNLTSSDMFGINFAFRPPRPKKSSLWKRSVLSLSFL
- the LOC117126654 gene encoding kinesin-like protein KIN-7H isoform X1 gives rise to the protein MMMTTEADQMQGPSGGGGGGCEEKISVSVRLRPLNDKEMLRNNSPDWECINSTTIMYRSHLSISDRSMYPSAYSFDRVFGPECCTRQVYDQGAKEVAFSVVSGVNASVFAYGQTSSGKTYTMSGITHCTLVDIYDYIDKHKEREFILKFSAMEIYNESVRDLLSTDSSPLRLLDDPEKGTVVEKLTEETLRDWNHFKELLSVCEAQRQIGETALNEVSSRSHQILRLTVESTAREFFTNDKFSTLTATVNFIDLAGSERASQSLSAGTRLKEGCHINRSLLTLGTVIRKLSKGKTGHIPFRDSKLTRILQSSLGGNARTAIICTMSPARIHVEQSRNTLLFASCAKEVTTNAQVNVVMSDKALVKHLQRELAKLESELRSPGQPSVASDTTTALLTEKDLEVEKLKKEVFQLAQELKQARCEIEDLRRMVGEGKQGPKETLSTEVVLVEHQYPKLRVRSTWDSENTTPLSPISAHRSSLSPRSSEYSYDDNVFQLSDFRIDSGSSSPFHQHAFVTPHGEETKDQSQVHTEETEAQPHVPRNVSSTLVIFPSPAEEEEVDEMGRETDGNSEDDCREVRCIETDIMSDVTRHPQENIPQSSPDRFDVVNAEEPVCVTEPKSLQLSTKAEEEEEEEEEPVCVTEPKNIQPPIEDEKEVEEEERVKEVSNSSTQPKQESELIKTPPPCCDFKSSPDEFVTSLSSSNPTPPVFITPSPEKPFSWLTERESQPVRGMKLTRSRSCRACVLSSASPSWFEKDADADTPPSWYDKGFAKAAEMRDIKNERLLQDEFSGRSMPTTWIERSFSDTQTAHATASSHNEMSSSPNESLSRPSDVSAFELQTSGSPSTSQEKTEETAAQKDKRIIHRSMEEIEQKLFLGLSSTKSFKDAALDPIQDYLDTPLNWPEEFKRLQREIIELWHTCNVSMAHRSYFFLLFRGDQKDCLYLEVELRRLKYIAHNSKASDDLSLVSSTKALTRERFKLSKLMQRKLSKEERENLFLRWGVALNTRHRRVQLAHRLWSDYKDMGHVRESASLVGKLHGFVDMNLTSSDMFGINFAFRPPRPKKSSLWKRSVLSLSFL